One genomic window of Sphingobacterium oryzagri includes the following:
- a CDS encoding type 1 glutamine amidotransferase domain-containing protein, with protein sequence MKNETFNVLFVLTSHDELGETGLKTGFWIEEFAAPYYVMADSGVSVTIASPKGGQPPIDPKSALPDFQTDATKRFDSDAELQAKLAQTVKLSTVNVADYDAVFYPGGHGPLWDLTNDRHSIELIEHFWQDGKPVAAVCHAPGVLRYVKNADGTAFVAGKKVTGFSNTEEEAVELTQVVPYLVEDELQNLGGKYSKCEDWKSYVVQDGNLITGQNPGSSEETAKALLTLLRELSSK encoded by the coding sequence ATGAAAAATGAAACTTTTAACGTACTTTTTGTACTTACTTCACATGATGAATTGGGTGAAACTGGTTTAAAAACTGGATTTTGGATAGAAGAGTTTGCTGCACCATATTACGTGATGGCTGATTCGGGAGTGTCTGTAACGATCGCCTCACCGAAGGGCGGCCAACCGCCAATAGATCCGAAAAGTGCATTACCTGATTTTCAAACAGACGCGACCAAACGTTTCGATTCGGATGCTGAATTACAAGCAAAATTAGCGCAGACCGTGAAATTAAGTACGGTAAATGTCGCTGATTACGACGCGGTATTTTATCCAGGTGGACACGGGCCGCTTTGGGACCTGACCAATGACCGTCATTCTATCGAGCTTATCGAGCATTTTTGGCAAGATGGCAAGCCTGTAGCGGCTGTGTGTCATGCGCCTGGCGTACTTCGCTATGTGAAAAATGCGGATGGCACGGCATTCGTTGCAGGCAAAAAGGTAACTGGATTTTCCAATACGGAGGAAGAAGCGGTTGAATTAACGCAGGTCGTGCCATATTTGGTTGAAGACGAGTTGCAAAATCTGGGCGGAAAATATAGCAAATGTGAAGACTGGAAAAGTTACGTGGTACAAGACGGGAACTTGATCACCGGACAGAACCCTGGTTCGTCGGAAGAAACAGCCAAAGCTTTATTGACGCTTCTTCGCGAATTATCTTCGAAATAA
- a CDS encoding Crp/Fnr family transcriptional regulator: MEQQVSLSDAEFDYIFAHFKPLSFKKKEQLIQIGDIVENEYFVLSGCLSTYVVNDAQKMHILQFAMTTWWASDYQALYKNERATVNVNCVSDAEVLCLADKDREKICTELHHVERFFRWRSNGGYVSLQKRILSLLNDDAQSRYEELMYQYPALYNLVPKHLIAAYLGVSRETLSRFQRV, translated from the coding sequence ATGGAACAGCAAGTTTCGCTTTCAGACGCGGAATTTGACTACATATTCGCTCACTTTAAACCCCTGTCTTTTAAAAAGAAAGAGCAGCTCATTCAAATTGGTGATATCGTCGAGAATGAATATTTTGTGCTTAGCGGTTGTCTCTCCACTTATGTGGTTAACGATGCGCAAAAGATGCATATCTTACAGTTTGCGATGACAACCTGGTGGGCGTCTGACTATCAGGCTTTATACAAAAATGAACGGGCCACCGTTAATGTAAACTGTGTAAGCGATGCCGAAGTTTTGTGTCTTGCCGATAAAGACCGGGAAAAGATATGCACAGAACTACATCATGTGGAGCGTTTTTTCCGGTGGCGATCAAACGGAGGATATGTTAGCCTTCAAAAACGCATATTATCGCTGTTGAACGATGATGCGCAAAGTCGATACGAAGAACTCATGTATCAATATCCTGCATTATATAATTTGGTACCTAAACATCTTATCGCAGCATACCTCGGTGTATCACGAGAAACGCTTAGCCGATTCCAACGTGTCTAG
- a CDS encoding RNA polymerase sigma factor: MKKIRRGDQASFGLLYAQYFDMLAGEIFFILKDRTRTEEVIQDVFCKIWRDRDKLETISNFEGYLRVLSRNGALNVLKSDLRRRKTEQNYYQEQVNMSVDYHEVDLQKEHYRLLDLAIEKLPAQQKKVYQLSRFERMKYVEIAKQLNLSKESVKSYLKIATVTIKKHLAYHKDSIVCFIFIFHSF; the protein is encoded by the coding sequence TTGAAAAAAATTAGGCGGGGCGACCAAGCTAGTTTTGGGCTATTGTATGCTCAGTATTTTGATATGTTGGCTGGCGAAATCTTTTTCATCTTAAAAGATCGCACACGCACCGAAGAAGTTATTCAGGATGTATTTTGCAAGATCTGGCGAGACCGCGATAAACTGGAAACCATTTCAAATTTTGAAGGCTATTTGCGTGTACTCTCGCGCAACGGTGCACTCAACGTACTGAAATCGGATTTGCGCCGACGCAAAACCGAACAAAATTATTACCAGGAGCAGGTAAATATGTCTGTCGACTACCATGAAGTTGATCTGCAAAAAGAACATTACCGCTTGCTAGATCTGGCCATTGAAAAACTACCAGCGCAACAGAAAAAAGTATACCAATTGAGCCGATTTGAACGTATGAAATATGTAGAGATCGCGAAACAGCTTAATCTTTCTAAAGAATCGGTGAAATCTTATTTAAAAATTGCCACCGTAACCATAAAAAAGCATTTAGCCTACCACAAAGATTCCATAGTTTGCTTTATTTTTATTTTTCATAGTTTTTAA
- a CDS encoding FecR family protein produces MKEQRTKQLFRRSISQKLTESEIAELDVLLAELSDDMQEKLYFEACDEALAAKNSDVVPPFSYEEKQRILAEIVTKNTSDVKYPRRRVYRKFVPYVAACFVLALTAFSLFFLPRPSEVVNYGSLPSASTVAEDLDPGQERAVLTMEDGRSITLDTIAVGNQVNGLDFKIVRLSSGELQYQTFQTTRFPQEHVIHTPKGGTINVILPDGSKVWLNAASSLTFNSDMQSADRRVEVDGEVYFEVAKRKKQRFIVKSRTSEIQVLGTKFNVNTYQGNQTKVGLLEGSVLLKTAKVTRRMKPSELAVIQANGYTKTTSLTNISDIILWKQGIFHFQDTSPEVLANELSRWYNIDVSVQGKELGHRINGKIARDLKLSKMMEVLDFLGLSATYKENKLIIKTKKT; encoded by the coding sequence TTGAAAGAACAGCGTACAAAACAACTTTTTAGAAGATCTATCTCGCAAAAGCTTACAGAAAGCGAGATCGCTGAGCTGGATGTTCTACTGGCCGAACTTTCCGATGATATGCAGGAAAAACTATATTTTGAGGCTTGTGATGAAGCACTGGCAGCGAAAAATAGCGATGTTGTACCACCTTTTTCATACGAAGAAAAACAACGGATATTAGCCGAAATAGTCACTAAAAATACAAGCGACGTAAAATACCCTCGTCGCCGCGTATACAGGAAGTTTGTTCCCTATGTAGCAGCCTGTTTTGTTTTAGCGCTGACCGCTTTTTCGCTTTTCTTTCTTCCACGTCCATCCGAGGTTGTTAATTATGGAAGCTTACCATCAGCATCTACCGTGGCGGAAGATCTGGATCCAGGTCAGGAACGAGCCGTGTTAACCATGGAAGATGGCAGGTCGATCACACTAGATACGATCGCTGTAGGAAATCAGGTTAACGGTCTAGATTTTAAAATAGTTAGATTATCATCCGGCGAGCTGCAATACCAAACGTTTCAGACTACTCGTTTTCCACAAGAACACGTTATCCATACACCCAAAGGCGGAACCATCAACGTTATTTTACCAGATGGCTCAAAGGTTTGGTTAAATGCTGCGTCGTCCTTGACATTTAATTCAGATATGCAGTCGGCTGATCGTCGGGTGGAAGTAGATGGCGAAGTTTACTTCGAAGTGGCTAAGCGAAAAAAGCAGCGTTTTATCGTCAAAAGCCGAACAAGTGAAATTCAAGTGCTCGGTACCAAATTTAATGTCAATACCTATCAAGGCAACCAAACTAAGGTCGGTCTACTGGAAGGAAGTGTGCTCTTGAAAACAGCGAAAGTAACAAGACGCATGAAGCCTTCGGAGCTTGCGGTGATTCAAGCCAACGGCTATACTAAGACAACAAGCCTAACTAATATAAGCGATATCATTTTGTGGAAACAGGGAATTTTCCATTTTCAAGACACCAGTCCAGAGGTGCTTGCCAACGAATTATCACGTTGGTATAATATAGATGTAAGTGTACAGGGCAAGGAACTCGGACATCGGATTAACGGTAAAATAGCGCGGGATCTTAAACTCTCCAAGATGATGGAAGTACTTGATTTTTTAGGTTTGAGCGCAACTTATAAGGAGAATAAATTGATTATTAAAACCAAAAAAACATAG
- a CDS encoding SusC/RagA family TonB-linked outer membrane protein translates to MDFDLKVYSINRNKLYRLFGIMELVVTMLLLSLTTVTASTFAQRISLHEKSANIKTLLDKIEQQVPYRFVYDNAEIGDLYVENAFLESASLKECLDLVLRKQGLDYKIIDDYIVIKKNDTPATLILKPLQTVVRGTVRDESGQPIEGVTVSVKGQAGRQTNTDDAGVFSLALDLGNTTLLFEHIAYAAKEIETKGRALLDVTLQSQNGDIEEVVVVGYGTQKKANLTGAVSAISGEELESRPIANIGQGLQGQMPGLTVRSTGNTAPGNRAPQFRIRGVGTWGDANPLIVIDGIPGGNLNILNPNDIENISVLKDAASSSIYGVRGANGVIMVTTKKGTSGKANINYNSYIGWQTPTALPDFLGSADYMTLQNEANVNAGQNPTYAEEQIEIARNGSDPNYFANTDWIAETYRHSAPQQNHNLSLNGGAENTQYYASYGYLNEGGLVIGDNFKAHRHNARLRLNTQLLDRLHVDGNLGYVDRSYDGSANGTQALSAATSIRPLVPVRFTNGSWGYHGGQSNPVAIATDGGNNTFTSQEITANISTTLNLFNGFDLKGQYGLIKYNSKRTTLLKTIDYYSPDDNERIYQTNFPNRIEMDHYSGTYQTFIGTANYLRTIAEKHTIKGLLGYSLEENVGNDFSASRTHLPVDLPSLAIGTENQLNTSGSGQNALMSFFGRVNYDFNNKYLLEGNFRRDGSSRFHPDVRWNWFGSFSAGWVFSEEQFFEDMKSFWNFGKIRFSYGTQGNDKVGRDHPFMAILASAQVNSNNPIGNIGRVGFRQSFIPNELVTWESSEKLNVGLDLSFLSNRLNVTADYFVNSTNDILLNPPLPDVIGVGTGYPAQNSGSLENRGWEVILGWQDNIGDFGYRANFNLSDVRNKVTKLENFANNLGDQVRLEGYPLDAFYGFKADRIAQESDFDLVDGQYVPKFPYQRGDLVGPGDLIYVPTDPNATEITVGADRHVLGSDIPRYTYGFRGDLSYKNLDFSFFLQGVGKADGFLTGNARHPFINNSAMPQDVHLDRWTPENPDASYPRFVYMRTHNTRLSSKWIEDASYLRLKNVQLGYTFSPQWTSKIRIDKLRIYASADNLFTKTDFFYGYDPEVPTGNSGGYYPQVKTYVIGLNINLK, encoded by the coding sequence ATGGATTTTGATTTGAAAGTTTATTCAATAAATCGAAATAAACTTTATCGCCTATTCGGCATCATGGAGCTTGTTGTCACCATGCTGCTGCTCTCTCTTACGACCGTCACGGCCTCCACTTTTGCACAACGTATTTCTTTACATGAAAAAAGTGCCAATATCAAGACTCTTTTAGATAAAATTGAGCAACAGGTACCTTACCGCTTTGTATATGATAACGCGGAGATTGGTGACCTTTACGTAGAGAATGCTTTCTTAGAGTCCGCTTCTTTAAAAGAGTGCCTGGACTTGGTTTTGCGCAAACAAGGTTTGGATTACAAGATTATTGATGACTATATTGTTATCAAGAAAAACGACACGCCTGCTACATTAATTTTGAAGCCGCTACAAACCGTCGTTCGCGGTACAGTACGAGATGAATCGGGCCAACCTATTGAAGGTGTTACCGTATCAGTGAAAGGGCAGGCAGGACGTCAAACCAACACCGACGATGCTGGTGTTTTCTCGTTAGCGTTGGATTTGGGCAACACGACTTTACTATTTGAGCATATCGCGTATGCAGCCAAAGAGATTGAAACCAAAGGCCGTGCGCTGCTGGACGTGACGCTACAGTCACAAAATGGCGACATTGAAGAGGTGGTGGTCGTCGGCTATGGCACGCAGAAAAAAGCGAATTTGACGGGCGCAGTTAGTGCCATTTCTGGCGAAGAATTGGAAAGCCGGCCCATCGCGAATATCGGTCAAGGTTTGCAGGGACAAATGCCTGGACTTACGGTGCGCAGTACCGGAAACACAGCGCCTGGAAATCGCGCTCCACAGTTCCGCATCCGCGGTGTCGGCACGTGGGGCGATGCCAATCCGTTAATTGTGATTGATGGGATACCAGGAGGAAACTTAAATATCCTTAATCCCAATGATATTGAAAATATCTCCGTCCTCAAAGATGCGGCGTCGTCATCTATTTATGGTGTACGGGGCGCTAACGGCGTTATCATGGTAACCACAAAAAAGGGAACCTCAGGTAAGGCAAATATCAATTATAACAGCTACATCGGTTGGCAAACGCCGACGGCTTTGCCCGATTTTCTTGGTTCTGCAGACTACATGACGCTACAAAATGAAGCCAATGTAAACGCCGGACAAAACCCGACGTACGCGGAAGAGCAAATTGAAATTGCCCGTAATGGCTCAGACCCCAACTATTTCGCAAATACCGACTGGATTGCAGAAACGTATCGCCATAGTGCGCCGCAACAAAACCACAACCTAAGTTTAAACGGTGGAGCAGAGAACACGCAATATTATGCGTCTTATGGTTACCTGAACGAAGGCGGATTGGTTATTGGCGACAATTTTAAAGCGCATCGACACAATGCACGCTTACGTCTTAATACGCAACTGTTGGATCGTTTGCATGTGGATGGTAATTTAGGTTATGTCGATCGTTCTTACGATGGCAGTGCGAATGGTACGCAAGCACTGTCTGCAGCAACAAGTATTCGACCGTTGGTGCCTGTACGCTTTACTAACGGTAGCTGGGGATATCATGGCGGCCAAAGTAATCCAGTTGCGATAGCTACAGATGGCGGAAACAATACCTTCACCTCGCAGGAGATCACCGCTAATATCAGTACGACACTCAATCTTTTCAACGGATTTGATCTTAAAGGGCAATATGGATTAATAAAATACAATTCCAAAAGAACAACCCTGTTAAAAACGATCGATTACTACAGTCCCGACGATAATGAGCGTATCTACCAAACGAATTTCCCAAATAGGATTGAAATGGACCATTATTCAGGAACATATCAAACTTTTATCGGTACGGCAAACTATTTGCGCACGATTGCGGAAAAACATACGATAAAAGGTTTACTGGGCTACTCACTGGAAGAAAATGTGGGAAATGATTTCAGTGCATCACGTACCCATCTTCCGGTAGATCTTCCATCTTTAGCCATTGGTACAGAAAATCAACTGAACACGAGCGGAAGCGGGCAAAATGCCTTGATGTCTTTCTTCGGTCGAGTAAACTATGATTTCAACAACAAGTATTTGTTAGAAGGTAATTTCAGACGTGACGGATCGTCCCGCTTTCATCCCGACGTGCGTTGGAATTGGTTTGGCTCCTTTTCGGCTGGCTGGGTCTTTAGCGAAGAGCAGTTTTTTGAAGACATGAAATCGTTCTGGAATTTCGGAAAGATCCGCTTTTCTTACGGAACGCAGGGAAATGACAAGGTCGGCCGCGACCATCCTTTCATGGCTATACTTGCTTCTGCGCAGGTTAATTCTAATAATCCAATCGGCAATATAGGGCGTGTTGGTTTCCGGCAGAGCTTTATACCAAACGAATTGGTTACCTGGGAATCTTCCGAGAAGTTAAACGTTGGTCTCGATTTATCGTTTTTATCAAATCGTTTAAACGTTACGGCAGACTATTTTGTAAATTCTACTAATGATATCCTGTTAAACCCACCGTTGCCAGATGTCATTGGCGTTGGAACAGGCTACCCAGCACAAAATTCAGGATCATTAGAAAATAGAGGATGGGAGGTGATCTTGGGATGGCAAGATAACATTGGCGATTTTGGGTATCGCGCTAATTTCAATCTTTCGGACGTCCGTAATAAAGTAACAAAATTAGAAAACTTCGCAAATAACCTGGGCGATCAAGTGCGTTTGGAAGGTTATCCGTTGGATGCTTTCTACGGTTTTAAAGCAGATCGTATTGCGCAAGAAAGCGATTTCGATCTTGTCGACGGCCAATATGTACCGAAATTTCCTTACCAACGTGGTGATCTCGTTGGACCAGGAGATTTAATATATGTACCTACCGATCCTAACGCTACAGAAATAACGGTTGGCGCAGATAGACATGTTTTAGGTAGCGATATTCCACGATATACTTACGGTTTCCGTGGTGATTTATCCTATAAGAATCTCGACTTTAGTTTTTTCTTACAGGGTGTAGGCAAAGCAGACGGGTTTTTGACCGGAAATGCACGACATCCGTTTATCAACAATAGCGCTATGCCGCAAGACGTACACCTAGACCGATGGACGCCAGAAAATCCCGATGCGAGCTATCCTCGTTTCGTTTACATGCGTACACATAATACACGTCTATCATCCAAATGGATTGAAGATGCATCCTACCTTCGGTTAAAAAACGTCCAGTTGGGCTATACGTTTTCGCCGCAGTGGACATCAAAAATCCGTATAGACAAATTACGTATCTATGCGTCGGCAGATAATTTATTCACAAAAACAGACTTCTTCTATGGCTATGACCCTGAAGTCCCTACCGGAAATTCCGGCGGTTATTATCCGCAAGTGAAAACCTATGTTATCGGATTGAATATCAATTTAAAATAG
- a CDS encoding RagB/SusD family nutrient uptake outer membrane protein — protein MTIPYKKYSRLAILLIGVGLLSSCSDFLDRVPQDEIVNETYWKTQEHLEMAATGIYSRVKAKNVVDMENLAENTMWPSTNQYKDIGSGVFPVTQPTVNSEWANMYRDIRECNAFLENYQGATETDPGAKERLAAEVRVIRALAYSFLTSFYGDIPLITKSLNPDDPELYAGRDPQSQVVDFLLQELDAAAAVLPAAIPTGENLGRVSRGTALALKSRIALTHGRFELAEQAAKAVMDLGVYELYTNGDPKTAYWELFTRAGKLSAGRNKETIFARLHLADVIMHNLSREIQVPDQFARFVPTRSLVESYLCADGLPIEKSPLYSDASYADVFKNRDPRMTQTILVPGDKWGGRFDGRPIAQNTDPTIFQVPKFSQDGRGSVTTTGYYYKKYVEPTAVPNYNRDDNDIHHIRYAEVLLNYAEARLEQNKLTQADVDISINLLRDRVGMKRMELSFLAENGLDVREEVRRERRVELALEGHRYFDVRRWKQGELLGNDIEGVKAAWFPQLSSSTFRKSADGYLSVQWNRAFESPKNYLWPVPQTQYDRNNNLGQNPGW, from the coding sequence ATGACAATTCCATATAAAAAATACAGCAGGCTAGCCATTCTTTTAATCGGCGTAGGCCTTTTATCTTCCTGCAGCGATTTCCTGGATCGCGTTCCGCAAGATGAGATTGTGAACGAAACCTATTGGAAAACACAGGAACATTTGGAAATGGCCGCGACGGGTATATACTCGCGTGTCAAAGCGAAAAACGTCGTGGACATGGAAAACCTGGCGGAAAATACGATGTGGCCGTCTACTAATCAGTATAAAGATATCGGATCAGGCGTTTTTCCTGTTACACAACCAACAGTAAATAGCGAATGGGCAAATATGTATCGCGACATCCGCGAGTGTAATGCTTTTTTAGAAAACTACCAAGGCGCTACGGAAACAGATCCGGGTGCAAAAGAAAGATTGGCCGCAGAGGTGCGCGTAATCCGTGCTCTTGCCTACAGCTTTCTGACTTCGTTTTACGGTGATATACCCTTAATTACCAAATCGTTAAATCCGGACGATCCGGAGTTGTATGCTGGGCGCGATCCGCAGAGCCAGGTTGTCGACTTCTTATTACAGGAGCTTGATGCTGCCGCCGCCGTATTGCCCGCAGCTATTCCAACCGGCGAAAATCTGGGCCGCGTGAGTCGAGGCACAGCTTTAGCTTTGAAATCCCGGATCGCGCTGACCCACGGTCGTTTTGAGCTAGCCGAGCAGGCGGCGAAAGCGGTGATGGACCTGGGCGTGTACGAACTGTATACAAATGGTGATCCGAAAACCGCCTATTGGGAGCTTTTTACGCGCGCCGGTAAATTATCAGCGGGTAGAAATAAAGAAACTATTTTTGCGAGACTGCACTTGGCTGATGTCATTATGCACAATCTGAGTCGCGAAATACAGGTGCCCGATCAGTTTGCGCGGTTTGTGCCCACACGTTCGCTGGTCGAGTCTTATCTGTGCGCTGATGGATTGCCTATCGAAAAATCTCCGCTGTATAGTGATGCTTCATATGCCGATGTCTTTAAAAATAGAGATCCCCGCATGACGCAGACTATATTGGTGCCTGGTGATAAGTGGGGAGGGCGTTTCGATGGAAGGCCAATCGCGCAAAACACAGATCCGACAATTTTTCAAGTGCCTAAGTTTAGCCAAGATGGGCGAGGATCGGTTACGACAACAGGCTATTATTACAAGAAATATGTTGAGCCTACGGCGGTTCCAAATTATAACCGAGATGATAACGATATTCACCATATTCGCTATGCCGAAGTATTATTAAACTACGCGGAAGCGCGTCTGGAGCAAAATAAACTTACGCAGGCCGATGTTGATATATCGATCAACCTGCTGCGTGATCGTGTCGGAATGAAGCGGATGGAGCTTTCATTTCTTGCGGAAAACGGCCTGGATGTCCGCGAAGAAGTCCGCCGGGAACGGCGTGTGGAGCTTGCCTTAGAAGGACACCGGTATTTCGATGTTAGGCGTTGGAAGCAAGGAGAACTTCTGGGGAATGATATCGAGGGCGTGAAAGCCGCCTGGTTCCCACAGCTAAGTTCATCCACTTTTCGCAAGAGCGCCGATGGCTATCTATCCGTCCAGTGGAATCGTGCATTCGAGAGTCCTAAAAACTACTTGTGGCCCGTGCCTCAAACACAATATGATCGCAACAATAACCTCGGGCAGAATCCCGGCTGGTAG
- a CDS encoding endonuclease/exonuclease/phosphatase family protein, with amino-acid sequence MRRELYKYLLGCISFAFYCFALYAQPAKTMLPDSGIKVMTYNIHHANPPSKDSLIDMDAIVKVIRAQSPDLVALQEVDQLTERSGKIDQAKYIAEKLGMHYFYAKAMDYDGGAYGQAILSKFPIKATAVRRLPSTAEPRSEPRILGEAIIQLPNGKSLRFATVHLDAQKNDTNRILQAKAIISLLANDETPMIIAGDFNAVRSSEAMHILDAGFEHSCTECDFTIPVLSPNKTIDFILLDKRKSWSVLSHKTIKETYASDHFPVVTVLK; translated from the coding sequence ATGCGTAGAGAACTATATAAATACCTCTTGGGTTGCATATCATTCGCTTTTTATTGTTTTGCGCTGTATGCGCAACCGGCTAAAACGATGCTTCCCGACAGTGGAATCAAGGTGATGACCTATAATATCCACCACGCCAATCCACCGTCTAAAGATTCATTAATTGATATGGACGCCATTGTTAAGGTTATTCGCGCCCAATCACCCGATCTCGTAGCCTTGCAAGAAGTAGATCAACTAACAGAGCGGAGTGGAAAAATAGATCAAGCAAAATATATCGCCGAGAAATTGGGAATGCACTATTTTTACGCCAAGGCCATGGATTATGATGGTGGTGCATATGGGCAGGCGATACTTTCTAAGTTTCCGATCAAGGCTACCGCGGTAAGACGTTTACCGTCGACAGCTGAACCGCGCAGTGAGCCGCGTATCCTAGGCGAGGCCATTATCCAATTACCAAATGGTAAAAGTTTGCGGTTTGCAACAGTACACCTCGATGCGCAAAAAAACGATACCAACCGCATTTTACAAGCAAAGGCTATCATAAGCTTGCTGGCCAATGACGAAACGCCCATGATTATCGCCGGTGATTTTAATGCGGTTCGTTCGAGCGAGGCTATGCATATATTAGATGCCGGATTTGAGCATAGTTGTACCGAGTGTGACTTTACCATACCAGTATTAAGCCCCAACAAAACCATCGATTTTATATTGCTTGATAAACGTAAATCTTGGTCTGTGTTATCGCATAAAACAATCAAAGAAACCTATGCGTCTGATCACTTTCCTGTTGTAACGGTATTGAAATAA
- a CDS encoding alpha/beta hydrolase: MFKPDISKSNVWILKLVLLLSLFSAYTFGQVPKDAMPAHATLTIDSHVLGEQRRINVWLPEEYPSGGDELPILYMADGGIAEDFPHLANTLADLIANQVIPPMMLVGIENIQRRKDLTGPTTVKEDLQIAPVVGHSALFRSFIATELMPEVEMRYRHNGKKGLIGESLAGLFVIETFLIEPQLFDYYIAFDPSLWWNKHHLLDQSTSYLAKFPQQEKKLWFASSHTEEIYGYSKQFAERLTRAKLPALDWVYCDEPAEQHHTIFRATEEKALRWMFEVK, encoded by the coding sequence ATGTTTAAACCAGATATCAGTAAGAGTAATGTGTGGATCCTCAAGCTCGTATTGTTGTTGTCTCTGTTTAGCGCCTACACTTTTGGACAAGTGCCGAAAGATGCCATGCCGGCACACGCTACATTAACCATAGATTCGCATGTGCTGGGTGAACAGCGACGAATCAATGTGTGGCTGCCGGAAGAATACCCCAGCGGTGGTGACGAGTTACCGATTTTATACATGGCCGATGGTGGAATAGCGGAAGACTTTCCGCACCTCGCCAATACCTTGGCCGATTTGATTGCAAATCAAGTTATTCCTCCCATGATGCTGGTTGGCATAGAAAATATTCAACGAAGAAAAGATCTTACCGGACCAACTACCGTAAAAGAGGATTTGCAAATTGCGCCGGTTGTCGGTCATTCCGCTTTATTTCGTTCGTTTATCGCAACGGAATTAATGCCTGAGGTAGAAATGCGATATCGGCATAATGGCAAAAAGGGACTTATCGGCGAGTCGCTTGCCGGGCTTTTTGTCATAGAGACTTTTCTGATAGAACCACAGTTATTCGACTACTATATCGCTTTTGATCCCTCGTTGTGGTGGAATAAGCACCATTTACTAGATCAATCGACGAGCTATCTTGCTAAATTTCCGCAACAGGAAAAGAAATTGTGGTTTGCCAGTTCACATACGGAAGAAATTTATGGTTACAGCAAACAATTTGCTGAGCGGCTTACGCGGGCAAAGCTGCCTGCGCTTGATTGGGTATATTGTGATGAGCCGGCAGAGCAGCACCATACCATATTTCGTGCCACCGAGGAAAAAGCGTTGCGCTGGATGTTTGAAGTTAAGTAG